In one Parambassis ranga chromosome 6, fParRan2.1, whole genome shotgun sequence genomic region, the following are encoded:
- the syt19 gene encoding synaptotagmin-1 yields the protein MLSFVDYYHPLGLLSAGELHIPYSDAVKYSILCISVALLLLALSILFWQMFRFCSHADSTYIQHNIVNNDLLYSEEKPTTAGNHSGAPNTMVEDVNSEANRLSRCLSLASFPSSDAGLADVDTREQENIKQVYGSVRFSVYYDKLQSRLVVTVLQVEGLLEHSQARSLQPFVKVRLMWAGSQGLEVEGLQDEEGEQTPPVLWTVLHEWRTCIVKGSCNPLFGDQFSCILKEDREKLHDLNLRMEVRNFDKFSRDTVLGEVKVPLDQLKTSYPVELQEDLQIPQKDLVGEVLLSLKFLPTSQRLEVGLLKIRMILTESSSDAALYARISVQCNHCKLRYQKTSAVPRCLVTVFNEVLMFSLLEFPLEQCKILVSVYETKKSAKHLIGQFRVERDSIWEDEHFTLMMRSVRQPVAKWHGLLI from the exons ATGCTAAGCTTTGTAGACTATTATCATCCTCTGGGGCTGCTGTCTGCCGGAGAGCTGCATATACCTTACTCAGACGCAGTCAAGTACAGCATTCTGTGCATCTCTGTCGCTCTCCTCCTGCTGGCACTGAGCATCTTGTTCTGGCAGATGTTCAGATTCTGTTCACATGCAGACAGCACATACATACAGCACAATATAG TGAACAATGATCTGCTGTACTCAGAAGAAAAGCCAACAACAGCAGGAAACCACTCAGGAGCTCCAAATACTATG GTGGAGGATGTCAATAGTGAGGCCAACAGACTGAGCCGTTGTCTGTCGTTGGCCTCATTTCCCTCCTCAGATGCCGGTCTGGCAGACGTGGATAccagagagcaggaaaacaTTAAACAG GTTTATGGGTCGGTACGGTTCTCCGTCTACTACGACAAGCTGCAGTCACGTCTGGTGGTCACcgtgctgcaggtggaggggcTTTTGGAGCACAGCCAGGCTCGGAGCCTCCAGCCATTTGTTAAAGTACGACTCATGTGGGCAGGATCCCAAGGACTTGAAGTGGAGGGTTTACAGGATGAGGAG GGTGAACAAACTCCACCTGTTCTGTGGACGGTGCTGCACGAGTGGCGGACTTGCATTGTGAAAGGCAGCTGCAACCCTTTGTTTGGAGACCAGTTCAGCTGTATTCTGAAGGAGGATAGGGAGAAGCTTCATGACTTAAATCTTAGGATGGAG GTGAGGAACTTTGATAAATTCTCCAGAGACACGGTGCTAGGAGAGGTGAAGGTTCCTCTAGATCAGCTTAAAACCTCCTACCCTGTGGAGTTGCAAGAGGATCTGCAAATACCCCAGAAG GATCTTGTTGGAGAGGTGCTGCTCTCACTGAAGTTTCTTCCCACTTCTCAGAGACTTGAGGTTGGCCTTCTAAAGATCAGAATGATCCTCACTGAGAGTTCCTCAGATGCTG cCCTGTATGCCAGGATCAGCGTGCAGTGCAATCATTGCAAGCTGAGGTACCAGAAAACTTCTGCCGTGCCTCGCTGCCTGGTAACTGTCTTCAATGAGGTCCTCATGTTCTCCCTTCTGGAGTTTCCTCTGGAGCAGTGTAAGATTTTGGTCTCTGTGTATGAGACTAAGAAGTCAGCAAAACATCTAATTGGACAATTCAGAGTGGAGAGGGACAGCATTTGGGAAGATGAGCACTTTACATTGATGATGCGCTCAGTACGCCAGCCAGTAGCAAAGTGGCACGGCCTGCTGATCTGA